In a single window of the Amycolatopsis sp. cg5 genome:
- a CDS encoding helix-turn-helix transcriptional regulator has protein sequence MTRGKGDVIAVRIRVVETEGLWGPEELEAYLGIPEKTLRDWRLKQYGPPFFRMGKHVRYEPAEVRAWLATLNAA, from the coding sequence TTGACCAGGGGGAAGGGGGACGTCATAGCGGTACGCATCCGGGTTGTTGAGACAGAAGGGCTGTGGGGACCGGAAGAACTGGAGGCATACCTAGGAATTCCAGAGAAGACGCTGCGGGACTGGCGGCTCAAGCAGTACGGGCCGCCGTTTTTCAGGATGGGTAAGCACGTCCGCTACGAACCGGCAGAGGTCCGGGCGTGGCTAGCCACCCTGAACGCGGCCTGA